Part of the Spinacia oleracea cultivar Varoflay chromosome 5, BTI_SOV_V1, whole genome shotgun sequence genome, attagtcatgtaataagaatcaaatgagtccttaggttctttaattCAAAGTTGAgggcgaaaatgtcattttagctctatatatgacctataacgacccaacgaaccttaaatgtgcataaataggttcgaatgagttttagaaacttaaaactatgcatattagtcgtgtaataagaatcaaatgagtccttaggttcttcagttcaaagttgggagcggaaatgtcattttagctctatatatgacctataacgacccaacgagccttaaatgtgcataaataggttggaatgagttttagaaacttaaaactatgcatattagtcatgtaataagaatcaaatgagtccttaggttcttcagttcaaagttgggagcggaaatgtcattttagctctatatatgacctataacgacccaacgaaccttaaatgtgcataaataggttcgaatgagttttagaaacttaaaactatgcatattagtcgtgtaataagaatcaaatgagtccttaggttcttcagttcaaagttgggagcggaaatgtcattttagctctatatatgacctataacgacccaacgagccttaaatgtgcataaataggttggaatgagttttagaaacttaaaactatgcatattagtcatgtaataagaatcaaatgagtccttaggttcttcagttcaaagttgggagcggaaatgtcattttagctctatatatgacctataacgacccaacgagccttaaatgtgcataaataggttggaatgagttttagaaacttaaaactatgcatattagtcatgtaataagaatcaaatgagtccttaggttcttcagttcaaagttgggagcgcaaatgtcattttagctctatatatgacctataacgacccaacgaaccttaaatgtgcataaataggttcgaatgagttttagaaacttaaaactatgcatattagtcgtgtaataagaatcaaatgagtccttaggttcttcagttcaaagttgggagcggaaatgtcattttagctctatatatgacctataacgacccaacgagccttaaatgtgcataaataggttggaatgagttttagaaacttaaaactatgcatattagtcatgtaataagaatcaaatgagtccctAGGTTCttcagttcaaagttgggagcggaaatgtcattttagctctatatatgacctataacgacccaacgagccttaaatgtgcataaataggttggaatgagttttagaaacttaaaacgatgcatattagtcatgtaataagaatcaaatgagtccttaggttctttagttcaaagttgggagcgaaaatgtcattttagctctatatatgacctataacgacccaacgagccataaatgtgcataaataggtttgaatgagttttagaaacttaaaactatgcatattagtcatgtaataagaatcaaatgagtccttaggttcttcagttcaaagttgggagcggaaatgtcattttagctctatatatgacctataacgacccaacgagccttaaatgtgcataaataggttcgaatgagttttagaaacctaaatctatgcatattagtcgtgtaataagaatcaaatgagtccttaggttcttcagttcaaagttgggagcggaaatgtcattttagctctatatatgacctataacgacccaacgagccttaaatgtgcataaataggttggaatgagttttagaaacttaaaacgatgcatattagtcatgtaataagaatcaaatgagtacttaggttctttagttcaaagttgggagcgaaaatgtcattttagctctatatatgacctataacgacccaacgagccataaatgtgcataaataggtttgaatgagttttagaaacttaaaactatgcatattagtcatgtaataagaatcaaatgagtccttaggttcttcagttcaaagttgggagcggaaatgtcattttagctctatatatgacctataacgactcaacgagccttaaatgtgcataaataggttcaaatgagttttagaaacctaaaactatgcatattagtcgtgtaataagaatcaaatgagtccttaggttcttcagttcaaagttgggagcggaaatgtcattttagctctatatatgacctataacgacccaacgagccttaaatgtgcataaataggttcgaatgagttttagaaacttaaaactatgcatattagtcgtgtaataagaatcaaatgagtctttaggttcttcagttcaaagttgggagcggaaatgtcattttagctctatatatgacctataacgacccaacgagccttaaatgtgcataaatagtttcgaatgagttttagaaacttaaaactatgcatattagtcgtgtaataagaatcaaatgagtccttaggttctttagttcaaagttgggagcgaaaatgtcattttagctctatatatgacctataacgacccaacgaaccttaaatgtgcataaataggttccaatgagttttagaaacttaaaactatgcatattagtcgtgtaataagaatcaaataagtccttaggttcttcagttcaaagttgggagcggaaatgtcattttagctctatatatgacctgtaacgacccaacgagccttaaatgtgcataaataggttggaatgagttttagaaacttaaaactatgcatattagtcgtgtaataagaatcaaatgagtccttaggttctttagttcaaagttgggagcgaaaatgtcattttagctctatatatgacctataacgacccaacgaaccttaaatgtgcataaataggttcgaatgagttttagaaacttaaaactatgcatattagtcgtgtaataagaatcaaatgagtccttaggttcttcagttcaaagttgggagcggaaatgtcattttagctctatatatgacctgtaacgacccaacgagccttaaatgtgaataaataggttggaatgagttttagaaacttaaaactatgcatattagtcatgtaataagaatcaaatgagtccttaggttcttcagttcaaagttgggagcggaaatgtcattttagctctatatatgacctataacgacccaacgaaccttaaatgtgtataaataggttcgaatgagttttagaaacttaaaactatgcatattagtcgtgtaataagaatcaaatgagtccttaggttcttcagttcaaagttgggagcggaaatgtcattttagctctatatatgacctataacgacccaacgagccttaaatgtgcataaataggttggaatgagttttagaaacttaaaactatgcatattagtcatgtaataagaatcaaatgagtccttaggttcttcagttcaaagttgggagcggaaatgtcattttagctctatatatgacctataacgacccaacgagccttaaatgtgcataaataggttcgaatgagttttagaaacttaaaacgatgcatattagtcatgtaataagaatcaaatgagttcttaggttctttagttcaaagttgggagcgaaaatgtcattttagctctatatatgacctataacgacccaacgagccataaatgtgcataaataggtttgaatgagttttagaaacttaaaactttgcatattagtcgtgtaataagaatcaaatgagtcctaaggttctttagttcaaagttgggagcggaaatgtcagtttagctctatatatgacctataacgacccaacgagccttaaatgtgcataaataggttcgaatgagttttagaaacctaaaactatgcatattagtcgtgtaataagaatcaaatgagtctttaggttcttcagttcaaagttgggagcggaaatgtcattttagctctatatatgacctataacgacttaacgagccataaatgtgcataaataggttcgaatgagttttagaaacttaaaactatgcatattagtcgtgtagtAAGAAtcaaataagtccttaggttcttcagttcaaagttgggagcggaaatgtcattttagctctatatatgacctataacgacccaacgacccttaaatgtgcataaataggttcgaatgagttttagaaacttaaaactatgcatattagtcgtgtaataaaaatcaaatgagtccttaggttcttcagttcaaagttgggagcggaaatgtcattttagctctatatatgacctataacgacccaacgagccttaaatgtgcataaataggttggaatgagtttgagaaacttaaaactatgcatattagtcatgtaataagaatcaaatgagtccttaggttcttcagTTCAatgttgggagcggaaatgtcattttagctctatatatgacctataacgacccaacgagccttaaatgtgcataaataggttcgaatgagttttagaaacttaaaactatgcatattagtcatgtaataagaatcaaatgagtccttaggttcttcagttcaaagttgggagcgaaaatgtcattttagctctatatatgacctataacgacccaacgagccaaaaatgtgcataaataggttcaaatgagttttagaaacttaaaactatgcatattagtcgtgtaataagaatcacatgagtccttaggttcttcagttcaaagttgggagcggaaatgtcattttagctctatatatgacctataacgacccaacgagccttaaatgtgcataaataggttcgaatgagttttagaaacttaaaactatgcatattagtcgtgtaataagaatcaaatgagtccttaggttcttcagttcaaagttgggagcggaaatgtcaatttagctctatatatgacctataacgacccaacgagccttaaatgtgcataaatagattggaatgagtttaagaaacttaaaactatgcatattagtcatgtaataagaatcaaatgagtccttaggttcttcagTTCAatgttgggagcggaaatgtcattttagctctatatatgacctataacgacccaacgagccttaaatgtgcataaataggttcgaatgagttttagaaacttaaaactatgcatattagtcaagtaataagaatcaaatgagtccttaggttcttcagttcaaagttgggagcgaaaatgccattttagctctatatatgacctataacgacccaacgagccataaatgtgcataaataggttcgaatgagttttagaaacttaaaactatgcatattagtcgtgtaataagaatcaaacgagtccttaggttcttcagttcaaagttgggagcggaaatgtcattttagctctatatatgacctataacgacccaacgagccttaaatgtgcataaatagtttcgaatgagttttagaaacttaaaactatgcatattagtcatgtaataagaatcaaatgagcccttaggttctttagttcaaagttgggagcgggtAGGTTCGAATGCGTTTTAGAGGGTTTACCTTGGATGTTAAGTCTGTTGTCTTCTTTTGGGCCGCTAATACCGATGTCCTTTTCTTGGAGCTACCATCCCTCTCTTTAGAAACATTAGACTTGGACTTCTTTTTAGGAGGTGAAGTACAATcctttaaaattcaacaaaaacaagAGTAGGTAAGATGTCGAATGTGCTTGCGTGAACATATACATTCTaaacaataaaacatatatacctCGCCGTCTTCGAAAATCACTAAGTGTATGGGCCATTGCAGAAAACTACCCAGAGCACCGCCTAAGTTAGTGAAACCATCTCCCGTAAGTACCGGAAGAATACCATCAACATGTCCGTCGTAAACAAAATCAACTTGGACTTTATAGTGACCAGGCTTCATCGATGTAAAATGTTGGGGCAATGCACCATCTGAGGGTTGTACCATACCATCCGCCACGACAATGTTGTTGCCTGAAACTTTATCCTCAAGGGCAAGACGACATGGAGTCCTTTCCTTCATAAACAAAGGTTTCAATgcaactttgtaagtgatacagATTATTAAGTAAATGTCAACTAAATACATAAAAGGATCAAGCAACTATGTTAAAAAAGAGTGACTACGTCATACCTTTAGCTCGCGTGGTTGCGGCACTAAGATGTGACGAGTGGTTCTTGTAGCACTAACATCAAGGTCAACTCTGGCAGAATCATTTAAGTGGAGGTCATCAAGTATCGGGGTAGAAATGGAGTTTAGTTGTCCTGTTTTTAACAAGTTGCTTAGTTGCTTTTGGAGGGCCTCTGCCACCCTTTTCTCTAATTCACCTTCAAACTCCTTTTTCACAGAAGCTCTGATTGATTCGTAATTTTCTGATgaagcttcaccatggtcacGTCTACTATGTCGATTACACGGACCGAAAGCCTTTTTGATACCAACCATGCCACCTGTTCCCTTGACACGCCCACGATGATCTTTTTTCCCTATAGCTTTAGTGAGGGCATCCTCACCCTGTTCGAAAGAAAGATTTCATTTTTCCTCTTCTTCGATGTACTCTAACTTCCAATTAGGAAAGCAAAATTACTTTATATTCTCTAATCAAAGcaagtaaatattaattaattatcactACTTACAGCTTTTGTTGCGATTTCAACAACTTATGTATCTTTcgggtcaatttcccactttcccTCTTTATTTTGTACTTGATGGGCCAATATCCACTCCTTTGATCTATATTTTCTAACTCTATCAACATTTGAGGTCACTGATGAGTTCACCGAGGAGCTACTCGAGATAGATAAAGCTGCATCTGGTGGAACTCGTCCATCTTTTATCCAATCTAGTCGCTTTCTATTATAACCCTTTTGGCCGGTGCGATGTGGGTTCTTGTTGCATGATGCACTTTTCCTCGCCTTTTCACTACGAAGCTGTCAAAGACAACATAAAAAGATGGAAATAAATGTTTTTTCTGATAACTTTTTGTCCTAGAACCAATGTCAGTTTGCTACATGAAAAACTCTTTAAGGACAAGTTAAAGAAATATTATCATTACCAATGACTCTGGCAGGAAATAATGTTTAACAAAAGTcttccaatcatcctctgtgaTATGGTTGTAGACATCCCAAGGCATCTTGTTTGTTTGACTTTTTGGCTTATTTTCCTTCATAGTTATCCATCGGCGCACCAACttgctcttgaaacaactaaatcgTTTCGCCACACAAGAATGAAAATATTTCTCCCCCGAATGATTAGAATCATCAGTAATGTGGAACATAAGctgttaataattaaaaaaaagttagattataaaaatagtatttaaatcaaattaaataattttaaaaatatacaaatcaagttaatatccaATGCTTACCTTAGTCTCCTCCCAAAACCCCTTCTTGGTTTGCTCATCTACCTTTGGATATAATGGGACGTTAATATTAATTCTAGTAGCacaacttgaaggaaataatgcccttggtccaagtatgcattctatgttaagtctaataaatgcggttcagtattaattaacaagttaataattcagtgagatcaagtgagctgaatgcctagctagaggccgcttcagttcaagtggaattaatgatattaatccacagcttactcttgactgaacccgtagggtcacacaaatagtacgtaaacggatcaagtatttaatggcattaaatactccatctatgaatattcggaaccgacggatcttggtttcagtgggagctaagatcgtcacaggcaagaaatgaatactccggaaacgatgatattgccagaaatggaaatatggatcgtatcggaaatatgaatattatccaagtcgtagatgttgccggaaacggaaacatggtacgtatcggaaaatattattggaaatggaaatattaccagaatcggaaatattaccggaaacggaaatattgtcagaatcggaaatattgccggaatcggaaaataattccggaaacggaaatattaaatatttgttcgaaacggaaattaattccggaatcggaaatgttaaatattgttcgtatcggaaatagattccggaaatggaaatttaatcggaagcgtatcgtacgaataagcatcggacgaggcttgccggacgaaggcccagcacgaagccggggccatcgcccagcaagcatgcgcgccacaagcccagccaaggcagcggccaggcctaccgcaaggcaggcccagcgcgcgccaagggccacggctgcgtgggccgtgctgcgcgggctgctgctcgcacgcgcatgggcagcccttgtggctgccgtgtgtgtgtgagtttgtgctcatgcgtgattcctgaatctacaagagtcagtgtatgattaaatttctattcctaattggataaattaattaaatagaattcatgtaggattctaattccaattaattcgcatcctactaggattacgattccttttccataactctataaataaaggcctaggggtcataatttatacacaagtttcaaagtattcaaaagtgagttttttgagagaaaattaaaacacacatcttgctcaaaagtgccgaaattttctagtaccttaagggcgattctagttggtcaatcttaaggcggatccggacgtgctgtggactatctacggagggacgacacttggagtcctaaaagacttgttcttgttcggttcgggcgcagctagggagggcacgcaacaaagagtatgcatctaaattatgctatatgattatgtgtaaataatatgttgtcctgggttaatggttgtttccgcatgatctatgtaatgtcatatgtatcataacctaacagtggtatcacgagccccttattattttcataatctaaattgcatgaacatggttaaatattacaaatttgcaagaattaaaaggggtgattaattttcgtaattgttaattaattgcaaattgcgtttatttaattatatgtacgcagtttttcggcagtttcttcattactcatccgaattgagtgatttttgtgtcaattccgcatgtaaaaggcattctaaaattttgacaaaaatagtatttttctgccgaacccagaattctcaaattcgaagcctaactatgacttttcgaaggttttagtttttcgaatgcaaaatttcgtaaatttaagatgttaaattaaatatttgcgattcttgttgataaatcttgaatttttgattgacctactgcatatgtttaacaagtttgaatgcctagtcttgttaattatgcaatctaatttgtaattatgattaatttgttgaaaattagaataatttagaattaatttgattttcataattaattgtaatttaattagaaacctatgattaaaaaccaccataaaaattgtaaatttacgataaattttaaatttttatgacctagacttgaatccatatcaatcggaaatcaattggataataaattttcgattttttcgccctaaaattatgaaattaataatatttattaatttgtcattaattttaaaatataaattttaaaattttatgcgattcgttcaaataacttgcacgcacgaagcaatggacgcttcgtgttacccttaaggggtgttgtataatgcgggcatgcgacgacgagcaagggagctcgtcgcccgtgcggcacgaatgcaatgagcaagggcgtagtgcacgagcacaaggcagcagccctgccttgtgtcgtgtgccacgagcaatgaacgaatgggcatgggcgaagggcgagccaaggcagtcgcgtgtgggcagcaagcgagctgcgccacaacgcgcgctgcctcgcacaagtgcgcgcagcctcgcgcgcagcgagcgcaagctcgcgtgccacgagcgccgcgcccagcactgctcgcgcgcgcagcgcgcgatgtcgctcgcccagcgagcgatgtcgcgccccagcgagcgatggctcgcgcgcgcagcgcgcgatgtcgcccgcccagcgagcgatgtcgcgccccagcgagcgatggctcgcgcgcgcagcgcgcgatgtcgcccgcccagcgagcgatgtcgcgccccagcgagcgatggctcgcgcgcacagcgagcgagccagcgcgcccagcgagcgatctcgcgcgcgcgcactgcgagcgatagctcgcgtgcgatggggcgctgtgcggaggcttgcgataggacagcagcagctatgcgacgagcgcatgggctgcgcgcacatggccagcaatggctgtgtgcgtacggcccatgggcgtgcaacgcgtagggtgtttgcgttacgattagatcgttttgaatgtttaatttgaaaatttcagttcacgtaattttaattaattttaaaattaataatttgaattaatttcttggattttaattttgaatattataattataataaatggaatttattctaattattttactaaaattaaaatcatgaattaatttaaatgcgactgaaattaaattaaatttttggattcaattataaatttatatgagctttaaattttaattaaatttgtatgtttccggttagactagaaatacaattttatgtttaaaattagtaaagcatatgaatttattggtttgagtgggagcgctttttagtcataaactcttgattaggtctacaaatccttaaggttaaaacaactcgattagaattaataaggactgaataattggtagattattggtgcccttgattaattgctgcaaatgtttacgtgatgcataatgtgttttactaaccagctatgtgggccattcatgataatgaatgggtgaatggtatatattgtatatgtactgttttgcaggttatgaagtgactagtatggcccaaataggatagaaaatatggtctgcgtaccattaatttgaatgtaattggtctaaagcaccaaagttatttttcaattcaaaatggtctgcgtaccatcacatagttgtaattagttatagcttatcctatttgaagaaaatggtgcctcccacggagattttcaagacggactttgaagtcaaagcttcaagatgaagtcgggccatactagatcacaaatatcttatgcatgttttaagttatttattgctttaaatatgtcttaaaatgcatgagatcaaaagcttgattatgttgcatgattaaggattttagttcacttaaaatctaaccaacatagtaagagccttaagttccaaacttaaaaaaaattgagttaaaaggtgccatgccaaaatatacacttgcttggatatcctttacatcaatctagtaatagttttcgctcagcgaggtgttacttattggtcctaaaggggcaaggtacacaaataattgtgagtacatgttagttttggtgaaactcaacgatataagtaaggagtccttttatgtcgtggcaaattcgataggtttacctaataagttcttagacgtacctatcaaccaagaatagtttctagactattagcaaaaggcttttgcttacctaagatgttctaggattaagtcgacaaactgtgcttagttcttcaatgattttaggatcttggaatcattttattcacacctgccggaacacataacttgaataaaatgcttaatgaacattgaattatgcatgtatgctagaatttaagtttattaagagaaactgtgaatggttatttatttgtttattcttttcaattgtagttttaatatggcaaacaacaatcaaaacatcatcatgggttctgagcttatggtcaagctaaacctgacaaattttcttgaatgggaagctaagctagttgaaatagtcaaactcaatggacttgagtatgtactatcacatcccatgccaagctactatgccagagacatgacccctgagagattttacgcctgggatgcggatctcaaaaaggttatgagtctcatgctgaacaatatccctgatgattgggctagaaggtttgtag contains:
- the LOC130462017 gene encoding uncharacterized protein, producing the protein MVGIKKAFGPCNRHSRRDHGEASSENYESIRASVKKEFEGELEKRVAEALQKQLSNLLKTGQLNSISTPILDDLHLNDSARVDLDVSATRTTRHILVPQPRELKERTPCRLALEDKVSGNNIVVADGMVQPSDGALPQHFTSMKPGHYKVQVDFVYDGHVDGILPVLTGDGFTNLGGALGSFLQWPIHLVIFEDGEVYMFYCLECICSRKHIRHLTYSCFC